A region from the Thermanaeromonas toyohensis ToBE genome encodes:
- a CDS encoding menaquinone biosynthesis decarboxylase has translation MAYKDLRAYLEALERKGLLQRIRAEVDPVLEIAAITERVVKARGPALLFERVKGYSIPVVTNLFGSEELLKTAFEVTDLDEPARRLAELLKLPDVSSWRAKLENIPRLLELKKYFPRRVKKAPCQEVVVEPPSLKELPVLKLWPGDGGPFITLPLIFTRDPLTGQRNVGMYRMQIFDEKTTGMHWHLHKDAAEHFRRSSQRLEVAVALGGDPALIYAATAPLPRGVDEVILAGFLRREPVELVPALTVDLEVPAQAEIILEGYVDLKERRLEGPFGDHTGYYSPVDYYPVFHLTCLTRRRDAIYPAAVVGRPPMEDAFLGKLTERLFLPLIQLQLPEVRDIHFPVEGVFHNCAIVAIEKRYPGQARKVMYGLWGMGQMMFTKFLIVVDAEVNVHDLSEVLWRVLGNVDPRRDTVIVEGPVDILDHASPQVGYGSKMGIDATRKFPEEGHPRPWPEEVRTSPEISRLIVKRWEEYGLSPSLLKETRHLFGDD, from the coding sequence TTGGCTTATAAAGATCTACGGGCTTACCTTGAGGCGTTGGAAAGGAAAGGCCTTCTCCAACGTATTAGAGCTGAGGTAGACCCGGTACTGGAGATTGCGGCCATAACCGAACGGGTGGTCAAAGCCAGAGGTCCGGCCCTTTTATTTGAGCGAGTTAAGGGCTATTCTATTCCTGTAGTTACTAACCTTTTCGGTAGCGAAGAGCTGCTTAAAACCGCCTTTGAAGTTACAGATTTGGATGAGCCGGCGCGGCGTTTAGCCGAGCTACTAAAATTGCCTGACGTATCTAGCTGGCGAGCCAAGCTAGAAAATATACCCCGCCTCTTAGAACTCAAGAAGTATTTCCCCCGGCGGGTCAAGAAAGCACCCTGCCAGGAGGTAGTGGTGGAACCCCCTTCCTTAAAAGAGCTACCGGTGCTTAAGCTATGGCCGGGCGACGGCGGGCCTTTTATTACTCTCCCCCTAATTTTTACACGGGATCCCTTAACCGGCCAGCGGAATGTGGGTATGTACCGGATGCAGATCTTTGATGAGAAAACTACTGGTATGCATTGGCATCTCCATAAAGATGCCGCCGAACATTTCCGGCGATCTAGCCAACGATTAGAAGTGGCTGTGGCCCTAGGAGGAGATCCGGCTCTCATTTATGCAGCCACAGCACCCCTTCCGCGCGGGGTAGATGAAGTGATCCTAGCCGGTTTCTTAAGGAGGGAGCCGGTGGAGCTGGTCCCGGCCCTGACGGTGGACCTGGAGGTCCCAGCCCAAGCCGAAATCATTCTAGAAGGGTACGTGGATCTGAAAGAAAGGCGGCTAGAAGGACCCTTCGGTGACCATACAGGCTACTATTCTCCTGTGGATTATTACCCGGTCTTCCATCTTACGTGTCTCACCCGGCGCCGCGATGCTATATACCCGGCTGCGGTAGTAGGAAGGCCGCCCATGGAGGACGCCTTTCTGGGTAAGTTAACTGAACGGCTTTTCCTACCCCTCATCCAGCTACAGCTCCCGGAGGTGCGGGATATCCACTTTCCAGTAGAGGGGGTCTTCCATAACTGCGCTATTGTAGCTATAGAAAAACGCTACCCTGGCCAGGCGCGGAAAGTCATGTACGGCCTGTGGGGTATGGGGCAAATGATGTTCACCAAATTCTTGATTGTAGTGGATGCCGAGGTCAATGTACATGATCTGAGTGAGGTACTCTGGCGGGTGCTGGGAAACGTGGATCCCCGCCGGGATACAGTTATAGTAGAAGGGCCCGTCGATATCTTAGATCATGCTTCCCCCCAGGTGGGATACGGTAGTAAAATGGGAATAGATGCGACCCGCAAATTTCCAGAAGAAGGACATCCTCGTCCCTGGCCGGAAGAGGTGCGAACGAGCCCGGAGATAAGCCGTC
- a CDS encoding cell division FtsA domain-containing protein, with amino-acid sequence MALFGGVDVEEAIFALDVGTRKVAGVILAPEGSKFRVKAAVVQEHRERAMLDGQIHNIPQVANIIREVKEKLERKARTTLTKVAVAAAGRALKTQRATAEKEISPAKEIEREEVLALEADAVQEAETLLLSSRDKAAREYHCVGYSVLKYLLDGSSIGSLVGQRGYRMGVEIVATFLPRVVVDSLVSALWRAGLEISSLTLEPIAAAAVAVPPAMRGLNLALVDIGAGTSDIALAREGSIVGYAMVPSAGDEITESLANQLLLDFTTAEKVKRQLINGGKVSFVDIVGQQRTLPAEDLIGLLQPAVMELARQIAEQILLLNGRPPQAVLLIGGGSLTPGLVAALARCLELPEERVAVRGREVLPDIVGSPSFTGPQAITPLGIAVTAWRQEGLVLSQIEVNGRPIQTLISRKLTVTQALLAAGLPIRELYGRPGRGIGVEINGRLYFVKGQPGKPGQILVNGKPASLDTIVQRGDKIEFIPGEKGEDARAVVGDLIPALTRKTIIYNGKKITLEPLILLNGCAVSHEAEVPDQAKIEFNPLETVADVLRYLGEPVDQPVLLNGARVRPEAPIKDGDVLETGPQITKHRVRINLNGREVELVVETSQVIFADLFTYLDMEPTPPPGKKSLKMEVNGQPAEFTTPLKEGDRVILEWV; translated from the coding sequence ATGGCGCTTTTTGGAGGTGTTGATGTGGAGGAAGCTATCTTCGCCCTAGATGTAGGCACGCGGAAGGTTGCTGGTGTAATCCTGGCTCCGGAAGGATCGAAATTTCGGGTAAAGGCGGCTGTCGTCCAGGAACACAGGGAGCGGGCTATGCTGGACGGCCAGATCCACAACATACCACAAGTAGCTAACATAATACGCGAGGTAAAGGAAAAGCTCGAACGTAAAGCCCGGACTACCCTCACTAAAGTAGCGGTAGCTGCAGCAGGGAGGGCTTTAAAAACCCAAAGGGCAACTGCCGAAAAGGAAATTTCCCCTGCTAAAGAGATCGAAAGGGAAGAAGTCCTAGCCCTGGAGGCCGATGCTGTACAAGAAGCGGAAACCCTCTTACTAAGCAGCCGAGACAAAGCAGCCAGGGAATATCATTGTGTGGGTTATAGCGTGCTCAAGTACCTTTTGGATGGTTCCAGTATAGGTTCTCTGGTAGGCCAGCGTGGTTACAGGATGGGGGTGGAAATCGTTGCCACTTTTCTGCCTCGGGTAGTAGTAGATTCCTTAGTTTCGGCTCTCTGGCGGGCAGGGTTGGAAATAAGCTCCCTCACCCTAGAGCCCATTGCCGCTGCGGCTGTAGCTGTACCTCCGGCCATGCGCGGTTTGAACCTAGCCCTAGTAGACATCGGCGCAGGTACTTCGGACATAGCCCTGGCGCGCGAGGGTAGCATTGTAGGATATGCCATGGTTCCCTCAGCAGGAGATGAGATCACTGAAAGCCTCGCCAATCAGTTGTTGTTAGATTTTACCACAGCAGAAAAAGTAAAGCGACAGTTAATTAATGGAGGAAAGGTTTCTTTTGTGGATATTGTAGGCCAGCAGAGGACCCTGCCTGCAGAGGATCTTATAGGGCTCTTACAACCGGCAGTCATGGAGCTAGCCCGTCAAATCGCAGAACAAATCTTACTCCTCAATGGCCGTCCACCCCAGGCCGTACTCCTTATCGGAGGTGGTAGTTTAACCCCTGGCCTTGTTGCCGCCCTAGCCCGTTGCCTAGAGCTACCAGAAGAAAGGGTAGCTGTACGGGGGCGGGAAGTTTTACCAGATATCGTGGGTAGTCCTAGCTTTACCGGTCCCCAAGCCATCACACCTCTGGGGATAGCAGTAACAGCCTGGCGCCAGGAGGGTTTAGTTTTGTCACAAATTGAGGTTAATGGCCGGCCCATCCAGACCCTGATTTCCCGTAAGTTAACCGTAACGCAGGCTTTACTGGCAGCCGGGCTTCCGATACGAGAACTTTACGGACGGCCAGGCAGGGGTATAGGGGTAGAGATCAACGGTCGACTTTATTTTGTAAAGGGCCAACCGGGTAAGCCAGGGCAGATCCTAGTAAACGGGAAACCCGCCTCCCTAGATACTATTGTGCAAAGGGGGGATAAGATAGAGTTTATCCCAGGAGAAAAGGGAGAAGATGCCCGGGCTGTAGTGGGAGACCTGATCCCTGCTCTAACCCGCAAAACCATAATCTATAACGGGAAAAAAATTACCCTGGAACCTTTAATCCTTTTAAACGGGTGTGCAGTATCCCACGAGGCTGAGGTACCCGATCAGGCCAAGATCGAATTTAATCCCTTGGAAACAGTAGCCGATGTTCTTAGGTACTTAGGAGAACCTGTCGACCAACCAGTGCTTTTAAACGGCGCACGAGTACGACCAGAGGCTCCCATTAAAGACGGAGATGTCTTAGAAACTGGACCGCAAATTACTAAGCATAGGGTGAGGATAAATTTAAATGGCCGGGAAGTAGAATTAGTAGTGGAAACCAGCCAAGTAATTTTTGCGGATCTGTTCACTTATTTAGATATGGAACCCACCCCGCCCCCTGGTAAGAAGAGCCTAAAGATGGAAGTGAACGGCCAGCCGGCAGAGTTCACCACCCCCTTGAAAGAAGGAGACCGAGTAATTCTAGAATGGGTATGA
- a CDS encoding Lrp/AsnC family transcriptional regulator produces the protein MEKNIVRFFQGDLPLEPRPFKKAAEALGLDEEEILAYLKTFQQEGLIRRFGAAIRHWQAGITANAMVVWRVPEEEVEAAGRKLASFREVTHCYQRKTKPGWPYNLFAMIHGRTRGECEALAFKLAQAIGHYEYRVIFSTAELKKESMRYFAEEE, from the coding sequence GTGGAAAAAAATATAGTGCGTTTCTTTCAGGGAGATCTTCCCTTGGAACCTCGCCCTTTTAAGAAAGCAGCAGAAGCATTGGGGCTAGATGAGGAAGAGATCCTGGCCTATCTTAAGACCTTCCAGCAGGAAGGCCTTATCCGGCGTTTTGGAGCAGCTATACGCCACTGGCAGGCTGGGATTACGGCCAATGCCATGGTGGTGTGGCGGGTGCCAGAAGAGGAGGTAGAAGCCGCCGGTCGTAAGCTGGCTTCTTTTAGAGAGGTAACCCATTGTTACCAGCGGAAGACCAAGCCAGGCTGGCCTTATAATCTCTTTGCCATGATCCACGGGCGAACCCGTGGGGAGTGTGAGGCTTTAGCCTTTAAGCTAGCCCAGGCCATCGGGCATTATGAGTACCGGGTTATTTTCAGCACTGCGGAGTTAAAAAAAGAAAGTATGCGCTACTTTGCTGAGGAGGAATAA
- a CDS encoding demethylmenaquinone methyltransferase has translation MATKMVTEKEVYVRRLFSRIARRYDLMNTLLSFNLDKYWRRVAVEEARLKKGDQALDVCCGTGMLTLGLAQAVYPHGKVVGLDFCPEMLEVAKVNLARSPYGRIIELVEGNAVALPFEDNTFDCATIAFALRNVPDIEKTLREMQRVVRPGGRVISLELAKPSGRFFKQLYYLYFNYLVPLIGRLAVGDKDPYSYLPRSLKDFPHQEEILKLFTRIGLKQVNYRELTGGIVAIHVGVKI, from the coding sequence ATGGCTACTAAAATGGTTACTGAAAAAGAAGTATATGTGCGGCGGCTATTTAGCAGAATTGCCCGTCGCTACGACCTTATGAATACCCTTTTAAGCTTTAACCTGGACAAGTACTGGCGTCGGGTGGCTGTGGAGGAAGCGAGGCTAAAAAAAGGAGACCAGGCCCTGGATGTCTGCTGCGGTACCGGCATGCTAACCTTAGGCCTGGCGCAGGCTGTTTATCCCCACGGCAAGGTGGTAGGGCTGGACTTCTGCCCGGAAATGCTGGAAGTAGCGAAGGTCAATTTGGCCCGCAGCCCTTACGGCCGGATAATAGAGCTAGTGGAAGGTAATGCTGTAGCGCTGCCCTTTGAGGATAACACCTTCGACTGCGCTACCATAGCCTTCGCCCTGCGGAACGTACCCGATATCGAAAAAACCTTGCGGGAGATGCAGCGGGTGGTCCGGCCAGGGGGGCGAGTAATTTCTTTAGAACTGGCCAAACCTTCGGGTCGCTTTTTCAAACAGCTTTATTACCTTTACTTTAATTACCTGGTACCCTTAATTGGACGCCTGGCGGTAGGAGATAAGGATCCTTACAGCTACTTACCGCGCTCGCTTAAGGATTTCCCCCATCAAGAAGAAATCCTTAAGCTTTTTACCAGGATAGGCCTAAAACAGGTTAACTACCGTGAGCTCACCGGTGGTATTGTGGCCATCCATGTCGGAGTTAAAATATAG
- a CDS encoding ISL3 family transposase — protein sequence MHKINTFTLEEQENFEKILQPILEEPQDPGDIVLKVTVDPPEVCPVCNEGKLHRHGFLKENQKPKERRIHHAFLYGRWVILSWVPVRYKCYRCGKTYTLRPPGTNPWARFTKLGVQTVVYYAQRMSFTYAAQMLNLTPTRVIRLVDKYVQPNLPFDDTQEPIVLTLDELSFTGNDFVCVVGRLEPDKRPLTILEDVRTATIKAYLEELKKAGVKVEAVVIDMKDSWRKLIKAIFPSAKIIVDPFHVIQDANRRLDEARRIEQEASKEKIPRFPLIKAKERLTPRQQEALEKIKDKYPSLYELYQLKEDLRQILRMDRVEEAKAALSRWFINAECAENAEGRIWARTIKSWRSEILNLVRYTQQGRRYTNGYIEGKNTLSKMLKRLSFGFRNRIHFIKKIFLGCSPKI from the coding sequence ATGCACAAGATTAACACGTTCACCCTCGAAGAGCAAGAGAATTTTGAGAAAATACTACAGCCCATTTTAGAAGAACCCCAAGACCCAGGAGATATTGTGTTAAAGGTAACCGTAGACCCTCCAGAGGTATGTCCTGTATGCAACGAAGGCAAATTACACAGGCATGGCTTCTTAAAGGAAAACCAGAAGCCAAAAGAAAGAAGAATTCATCATGCTTTCTTATATGGGAGATGGGTTATTCTGTCCTGGGTTCCCGTACGGTATAAGTGTTACCGTTGTGGTAAGACTTATACCCTTCGTCCTCCGGGTACCAACCCCTGGGCCAGATTTACAAAATTAGGGGTGCAGACAGTAGTTTATTATGCCCAGAGGATGAGCTTTACTTATGCGGCTCAAATGTTAAACCTTACCCCCACTAGGGTTATAAGATTAGTGGACAAGTATGTCCAGCCTAATCTTCCTTTTGATGATACTCAAGAACCTATAGTGTTAACCTTAGATGAGCTATCCTTTACTGGGAACGATTTTGTATGCGTGGTAGGGAGGTTGGAACCGGACAAGAGGCCTTTGACTATTTTAGAGGATGTGAGGACGGCAACTATAAAGGCTTACCTAGAAGAGCTCAAGAAAGCTGGGGTCAAAGTAGAGGCGGTAGTAATTGACATGAAAGACTCTTGGCGTAAGTTAATCAAAGCAATATTTCCTTCAGCCAAGATAATAGTAGACCCTTTTCATGTGATCCAGGATGCTAACCGTCGTTTAGATGAGGCAAGAAGGATAGAGCAAGAAGCGAGCAAAGAGAAGATACCCCGGTTTCCTTTGATTAAAGCTAAAGAGAGACTTACTCCCAGACAGCAAGAGGCATTAGAAAAAATTAAAGATAAATACCCGTCCCTCTATGAATTATACCAGCTAAAGGAAGACTTAAGGCAAATTCTAAGGATGGACCGGGTAGAAGAGGCAAAAGCTGCTTTGAGCCGTTGGTTTATAAATGCAGAATGCGCTGAAAATGCAGAGGGACGGATATGGGCCCGTACTATCAAGTCTTGGAGGTCAGAAATATTAAACCTGGTAAGATATACCCAGCAAGGTCGCCGGTACACTAATGGCTATATAGAAGGTAAAAATACCTTAAGCAAAATGCTTAAACGCTTAAGTTTCGGCTTCAGAAATCGCATTCATTTCATCAAAAAAATCTTCCTAGGATGTTCCCCCAAAATCTGA
- a CDS encoding QueT transporter family protein, translated as MARLVTPQIARGAFIAAIYAIVTIILAPISFGVFQIRVAEALTLLPILFPEAIWGLFVGCLVSNIYGGLGPIDIFLGSLTTLVAAWLTYRLRHSPLAYMPPIILNGLIVGTYLSFLLKVNILLSIFSVAAGEAIAVLVLGIPLLRQLRKLKVNY; from the coding sequence TTGGCGAGGCTAGTCACACCCCAGATAGCGCGGGGTGCTTTCATTGCTGCGATCTATGCGATAGTTACCATTATACTGGCGCCAATAAGCTTCGGGGTATTTCAAATCCGGGTCGCTGAAGCCCTGACCCTTTTGCCCATCCTCTTCCCGGAAGCTATATGGGGCCTGTTTGTAGGGTGTCTAGTTAGCAACATTTACGGTGGGCTGGGCCCCATTGATATTTTTCTAGGAAGCCTTACTACTTTAGTAGCTGCCTGGCTGACCTATAGGCTCCGCCATTCTCCTTTGGCTTATATGCCACCCATAATACTTAATGGTTTAATTGTGGGGACTTATCTTTCCTTTTTGCTTAAAGTTAACATCCTTCTTTCCATCTTCAGCGTAGCCGCTGGGGAAGCGATAGCCGTTTTAGTATTAGGGATACCCTTGCTGCGCCAGTTGCGTAAATTAAAAGTTAATTATTAG
- the nirJ2 gene encoding putative heme d1 biosynthesis radical SAM protein NirJ2 — MLISWNTTNQCNLYCDHCYRDSGAKLEEELSYGEAKELIKGAVRAGFRLFIFSGGEPLLRPDLLDVVAYAVSQGLRVVLGSNGTLLTPELARELKKAGVAAVGISLDSCEPIKHDRLRRKEGAWEKALAGMEACRSAGLPFQVHTTVFDWNREELTKLTDLAVSVGAKAHHFFFLVPTGRAATLEEEAFRAAQYEETIRTILVKQQQVSIELKPTCAPQFMRLGQEMGLKLPYQRGCLAGIAYCLVGPRGDLQPCAYLNLKVGNIREVPLDHLWRESEVLKRLRSQSYTGVCGRCRYRTLCGGCRARAYCFLGDYMAEDPWCRYNRGTEQVDGIPREEEKVG, encoded by the coding sequence ATGCTTATCTCGTGGAATACTACCAATCAATGCAATTTATACTGCGACCACTGCTACCGGGATTCCGGTGCTAAGTTGGAAGAGGAGCTTTCTTATGGTGAAGCCAAGGAACTTATAAAGGGAGCAGTGCGAGCCGGTTTCCGTCTTTTTATCTTTAGCGGCGGTGAACCTTTGCTACGCCCCGACCTCTTGGATGTGGTAGCTTATGCTGTAAGTCAAGGCTTGCGGGTAGTGTTGGGTAGCAACGGGACGCTTCTTACGCCGGAACTGGCCCGGGAGCTAAAAAAAGCCGGGGTGGCGGCAGTAGGCATTTCGCTGGATAGCTGCGAGCCTATTAAGCATGACCGGCTCCGCCGGAAGGAAGGGGCCTGGGAGAAGGCCCTGGCCGGAATGGAGGCCTGCCGAAGCGCGGGGCTTCCCTTCCAGGTGCATACCACCGTCTTCGATTGGAATAGAGAAGAGTTGACAAAGCTCACTGATCTTGCCGTATCCGTAGGAGCCAAGGCCCATCATTTCTTCTTCCTGGTCCCTACAGGACGGGCAGCCACCTTAGAGGAAGAGGCCTTCCGGGCGGCACAGTATGAAGAAACTATCAGAACTATATTAGTTAAACAGCAGCAAGTCTCCATTGAGCTTAAGCCTACCTGCGCTCCCCAATTTATGCGTTTAGGGCAGGAGATGGGCCTTAAGTTGCCTTATCAGCGGGGGTGTCTAGCGGGTATAGCTTACTGTCTGGTGGGACCGCGGGGGGATCTCCAACCCTGTGCCTACCTTAATCTCAAAGTGGGTAATATACGGGAAGTTCCCCTAGACCATCTGTGGCGCGAAAGTGAGGTTTTAAAAAGGTTACGGAGCCAAAGCTACACAGGTGTTTGCGGCCGCTGCCGGTACCGAACCCTCTGCGGCGGCTGTCGGGCCAGGGCTTACTGCTTCTTGGGGGATTATATGGCGGAAGACCCTTGGTGCCGTTACAACCGGGGCACAGAACAAGTAGATGGGATACCGCGGGAGGAAGAAAAAGTTGGATGA
- a CDS encoding phosphatase PAP2 family protein, translated as MPKRFHITWTSVAILALLFTLLGIYYARLNLWDQAIINFVGKATLQQGNSFYFIFVFLNWWGTKGGMFFTSAAGVVVLTILYRRVHEGLSLAGGMFSGWGFLELSKIFFRRGRPEGVYLFPASGYSFPSGHAFITLLFTALFISLSLPMLNRFGHSQRLGWLKVTFLILYVVLGALTLATGWSRIYFGMHYPTDVLGGWLAGAFWATLWRLTTSSAN; from the coding sequence ATGCCCAAGAGATTCCATATAACTTGGACCTCAGTCGCTATCTTAGCTTTACTTTTTACTTTGTTGGGCATTTATTACGCCAGGCTTAACCTTTGGGATCAAGCCATTATTAATTTTGTGGGCAAAGCTACTCTGCAACAAGGGAATAGCTTTTATTTCATCTTTGTCTTCCTTAATTGGTGGGGCACAAAGGGAGGTATGTTTTTTACCTCAGCCGCCGGAGTTGTGGTCTTAACTATCCTTTATCGGCGCGTCCATGAGGGCTTATCTTTAGCAGGGGGGATGTTCAGTGGATGGGGATTCCTTGAGTTAAGCAAGATTTTCTTCCGGCGGGGGCGGCCAGAGGGAGTCTATCTCTTTCCTGCCTCCGGGTATAGTTTCCCCAGCGGCCACGCCTTTATAACTCTTCTGTTTACAGCATTATTTATTTCTCTGTCCCTGCCTATGCTAAACCGCTTCGGACATAGCCAAAGGCTGGGCTGGCTCAAGGTTACTTTCCTCATACTTTATGTGGTTCTAGGCGCCCTTACCCTAGCTACTGGGTGGAGCCGGATCTATTTTGGGATGCATTATCCTACTGATGTGCTAGGTGGCTGGTTGGCTGGTGCCTTCTGGGCCACCTTATGGCGTTTAACTACTTCTTCTGCTAATTAG
- the hemL gene encoding glutamate-1-semialdehyde 2,1-aminomutase has protein sequence MPKQWPRSAQAYTEAVQLMPGGVNSPVRAFRAVGMTPPFIARGDGSRIYDIDGYEYIDYVGSWGPLILGHRHPEVVAALEKTLKEMGTSFGAPTELENELAKMITQAVPSIEMVRLVNSGTEATMSAIRVARAFTGREKIVKFAGCYHGHADYFLIQAGSGALTFGVPTSPGVPAGTASNSLVARYNDLESVEKIFQQVGEEIAAVIVEPVAGNMGCVPPRPGFLEGLREITRKYGALLIFDEVMTGFRVAYGGAQEVYRVQPDLTCLGKIIGGGLPVGAYGGRRDIMEQVAPSGPVYQAGTLSGNPLAVTAGLITLKILQHPGVYEALEEKGALLEKGLREKAYDVGLKVSINRVGSMFTVFFTSCEVVDYETALTSDVDRFARYFRSMLEQGIYLPPSQFEAAFISLAHTTQDVEKTIAAAALAFKAVL, from the coding sequence TTGCCCAAACAATGGCCACGTTCCGCCCAGGCGTATACCGAGGCAGTGCAGCTTATGCCGGGTGGCGTGAATAGCCCTGTGCGTGCCTTCCGGGCAGTAGGTATGACCCCGCCCTTTATAGCGAGAGGGGACGGTTCACGGATCTATGATATCGATGGGTACGAGTACATAGATTATGTGGGTTCCTGGGGTCCCCTCATCCTGGGACATCGCCACCCAGAGGTAGTGGCTGCCCTAGAAAAAACCTTAAAAGAAATGGGTACCAGTTTCGGTGCACCTACAGAACTAGAAAATGAGCTGGCTAAGATGATTACGCAAGCAGTACCTTCTATAGAGATGGTACGGTTAGTAAATTCCGGTACGGAGGCGACCATGAGCGCCATCAGGGTAGCCCGGGCCTTCACCGGGAGAGAGAAGATCGTTAAATTCGCTGGGTGTTATCACGGCCACGCCGATTATTTTTTGATCCAAGCTGGCTCAGGGGCTCTCACCTTCGGCGTCCCTACCAGCCCCGGTGTACCGGCTGGTACGGCCAGCAATTCCCTGGTGGCCAGGTATAACGATCTGGAGAGCGTAGAAAAAATTTTCCAGCAGGTGGGAGAAGAGATCGCTGCTGTAATAGTGGAGCCGGTGGCCGGAAACATGGGGTGTGTACCTCCCCGTCCTGGCTTTTTAGAGGGCTTACGCGAGATTACTCGTAAGTACGGCGCCCTTCTCATTTTTGATGAGGTTATGACCGGGTTCCGTGTAGCCTATGGAGGTGCGCAAGAAGTTTATAGGGTACAGCCCGACCTTACTTGTCTGGGAAAGATTATCGGCGGTGGTTTGCCCGTAGGCGCTTATGGCGGAAGAAGAGATATAATGGAACAGGTAGCTCCTTCTGGCCCGGTGTACCAAGCTGGTACTTTGTCAGGTAATCCTTTAGCCGTTACAGCTGGGCTCATCACCTTAAAAATCTTGCAGCATCCTGGCGTATACGAGGCTTTGGAGGAAAAAGGTGCTCTCTTAGAAAAGGGCTTAAGGGAAAAAGCCTATGATGTCGGCCTGAAGGTAAGTATCAACAGGGTAGGGTCCATGTTTACTGTGTTCTTTACTTCTTGCGAAGTTGTAGACTACGAAACCGCCCTGACCTCGGATGTGGATCGCTTCGCCAGATACTTCCGTTCCATGCTAGAACAGGGTATCTACCTCCCGCCCTCCCAATTTGAAGCCGCCTTTATTTCTTTAGCCCATACTACCCAAGATGTAGAAAAAACCATCGCAGCCGCAGCTTTGGCCTTTAAGGCTGTGTTATAG
- a CDS encoding AsnC family transcriptional regulator has protein sequence MDELDRQLLNIIQEQFPLTPRPYLEIAQRLGISEGEVIARLKELKKKGIIRRIGAVFNLRKLGYVSTLCALKVPLERLEEVARIVNSFPGITHNYLREDEYNMWFTLIGPSRQHLEQVMNEIKIRTGLTDLLELPAERPFKIRVNFEFKDGEDSGSPVI, from the coding sequence TTGGATGAGCTTGATCGCCAGCTTCTTAATATAATCCAGGAACAATTCCCTCTAACCCCGAGGCCTTACCTGGAAATAGCCCAGCGCTTGGGTATAAGCGAAGGCGAAGTAATTGCTAGGCTAAAGGAACTTAAGAAAAAGGGTATAATCCGGCGTATCGGAGCTGTCTTCAATCTCCGGAAACTAGGGTATGTTAGTACTTTATGCGCCCTTAAAGTACCGCTTGAACGCCTGGAGGAGGTAGCCAGAATCGTGAATTCCTTCCCGGGAATAACCCATAATTACCTGCGGGAGGATGAATACAATATGTGGTTTACCTTGATCGGGCCTAGTCGGCAACACCTAGAACAGGTGATGAATGAGATTAAGATAAGAACAGGCTTGACGGATCTTTTAGAGCTTCCCGCAGAACGCCCCTTCAAGATACGCGTAAACTTTGAGTTTAAGGATGGGGAAGATAGTGGCTCGCCAGTTATCTGA